Proteins from one Desulfonema limicola genomic window:
- a CDS encoding FxsA family protein — MLLKLFLAFTIIPALEIFLFIEIGKNIGTANTFILVILSGFTGAYLAKIQGFQTMMRIRSDLDQGIMPAEELVDAIIIFAAGIVLLTPGFFTDILGLLLLFPPSRFYFKRFIRFKFDHWVQQGNIRINRF, encoded by the coding sequence ATGCTTTTAAAACTTTTTTTAGCTTTTACAATTATCCCGGCTTTGGAAATATTTTTATTTATTGAAATAGGTAAAAATATAGGCACAGCTAATACCTTTATCCTGGTTATTCTTTCAGGATTTACAGGAGCATATCTTGCAAAAATACAGGGTTTTCAAACAATGATGAGGATTCGTTCCGACCTGGATCAAGGTATTATGCCTGCAGAAGAACTGGTAGATGCTATTATTATATTTGCAGCAGGGATAGTGCTGCTTACCCCTGGATTTTTTACCGACATACTCGGACTGCTCCTGCTTTTCCCTCCTTCCAGGTTTTATTTTAAACGTTTTATACGTTTTAAATTTGATCATTGGGTTCAGCAGGGAAATATAAGAATTAACAGGTTTTAA
- the priA gene encoding primosomal protein N' — translation MTTFYKYLEVAVALPLNQTYTYSVPDSLLSLISIGKRVLVPFGKRRISGFIMGKGENSGHYPIKNILDVLDESPLFLPDIIPFFYWISDYYMHPIGEVIKSALPGGLTLTDSIIISITPKGIKALDSDKINPLEKKLLIRLQQGKCLLKTLCKNIEIPGAMIHKFVNQGWADSHRELHGKRTMEKTERFVSLIRPCRPVHGLSEKRKEIINILESKKDISLKTLKEYVPKSGQLITSMSKQGFLSIFPKPVYRDPFGESIVPDSSPELNQEQSDVVSKAAASFDKGFAAYLLAGVTGSGKTEVYMRLAAEAIAKNLPVIILVPEIALISQMERRFRARFGEQVAVLHSGLSSGERFDQWMRIIKKKAPIVVGARSAVFAPVENPGLIIVDEEHDTSYKQGADLLYNARDIAVVRAKLSGGIVILGSATPSVQSFYNVRTGKFKELALTKRVEKRPLPYIQIVDLRQTRDLRGARRFITQPLINAVKETLEKKEQVLLFLNRRGFASFPVCAACGESIRCEHCDITLTLHRLAGSYKCHYCGFTKNAPCNCSVCGSSDIKHLGLGTEKLEAAVKALFPEARVARMDRDTTTRKGSILKILKSLRNRAVDVLIGTQMVAKGHDFPNITLVGIICADLSLSFPDFRAGERTFQLLAQVAGRAGRGNVPGRVFLQTYAPEHFSIIAAKHQDFKFFYNTEIGFRKALNYPPFSRIIQLRISGKNIDKTRETAQVLGRLCREKQKKNTAFLRNIEILGPIEAPVAKIANQYRWQMLIKGNKIKELHQFTRQVGAENPKVFNDSKVKVIIDVDPFFMS, via the coding sequence ATGACAACATTTTATAAATACCTGGAAGTAGCTGTTGCACTTCCTTTAAACCAAACCTATACATATTCTGTTCCTGACAGTCTTTTATCATTAATTTCAATAGGTAAACGTGTTCTGGTTCCTTTTGGAAAGCGGAGGATAAGCGGCTTTATTATGGGAAAAGGAGAAAATTCAGGCCATTATCCCATAAAAAATATCCTGGATGTGCTTGATGAATCTCCTTTGTTTCTGCCTGATATAATTCCTTTTTTTTACTGGATTTCAGATTATTACATGCACCCTATTGGAGAAGTAATAAAAAGTGCCCTGCCAGGCGGATTAACCCTGACCGATTCTATTATAATATCAATCACCCCCAAAGGGATTAAAGCACTTGATAGTGATAAAATAAATCCTTTGGAAAAAAAACTGCTGATTCGTTTGCAGCAGGGAAAATGCCTCTTAAAAACCCTGTGTAAAAACATTGAAATTCCAGGAGCAATGATTCATAAGTTTGTAAATCAGGGATGGGCTGACTCCCATAGAGAGCTGCATGGAAAACGGACAATGGAAAAAACAGAAAGATTTGTTTCATTAATCAGACCGTGCAGACCTGTGCATGGACTTTCTGAAAAAAGGAAAGAGATAATAAATATCCTTGAATCAAAAAAGGATATATCTCTAAAAACACTAAAGGAATATGTTCCAAAATCAGGGCAATTAATTACATCCATGTCAAAGCAGGGTTTTTTATCTATTTTTCCAAAACCTGTGTATCGCGATCCTTTTGGAGAATCTATTGTTCCAGATTCTTCACCAGAATTAAACCAGGAACAGTCTGATGTTGTTTCAAAAGCAGCAGCTTCCTTTGATAAAGGTTTTGCAGCATATCTCCTGGCAGGAGTTACTGGAAGCGGAAAAACCGAGGTATATATGCGCCTTGCTGCTGAGGCAATTGCTAAAAACCTTCCTGTTATTATACTGGTACCTGAAATTGCCTTGATTTCCCAGATGGAGCGGCGTTTTCGTGCAAGATTTGGTGAACAGGTGGCAGTGCTTCACAGCGGGCTTTCTTCTGGAGAAAGGTTTGACCAGTGGATGCGTATTATCAAAAAAAAAGCTCCCATTGTGGTTGGTGCAAGGTCGGCTGTTTTTGCCCCTGTTGAAAATCCAGGTTTAATTATTGTGGATGAAGAACATGACACATCCTATAAGCAGGGTGCAGATCTTCTTTATAATGCAAGAGATATAGCTGTTGTCAGGGCAAAGCTTTCAGGAGGAATTGTAATTCTTGGTTCAGCAACCCCATCTGTCCAGTCTTTTTATAATGTAAGAACAGGAAAGTTTAAGGAACTGGCTTTAACAAAACGAGTTGAAAAAAGGCCCCTGCCTTATATCCAGATTGTAGATCTGCGCCAGACCAGGGATTTGAGAGGCGCAAGGCGTTTTATAACCCAGCCCCTTATTAATGCAGTTAAAGAAACTCTGGAAAAAAAGGAGCAGGTACTTCTTTTTTTAAACCGCCGGGGATTTGCAAGTTTTCCTGTTTGTGCAGCCTGCGGTGAGTCCATACGGTGTGAGCATTGTGATATTACCCTGACTTTGCACAGACTTGCTGGTTCATATAAATGTCATTATTGCGGATTTACAAAAAATGCACCATGTAATTGTTCTGTCTGCGGTTCTTCAGATATAAAACATCTTGGACTGGGTACTGAAAAGCTGGAAGCAGCAGTGAAAGCTCTTTTTCCTGAAGCCAGGGTAGCCCGCATGGACAGAGACACAACTACACGCAAAGGTTCTATTCTGAAAATCCTTAAAAGCTTGAGAAACAGGGCTGTTGATGTGCTTATAGGAACCCAGATGGTAGCCAAAGGCCATGATTTTCCCAATATTACCCTTGTGGGTATTATATGTGCTGATCTTTCACTTAGTTTTCCTGATTTTCGTGCAGGGGAACGCACCTTTCAGCTTCTTGCCCAGGTTGCAGGCCGTGCTGGAAGGGGGAATGTTCCAGGCCGGGTATTTCTTCAAACCTATGCTCCTGAGCATTTCAGTATCATAGCAGCCAAGCATCAGGATTTTAAGTTTTTTTATAATACAGAAATAGGTTTTAGAAAAGCTTTGAACTATCCCCCGTTTTCAAGGATTATTCAATTAAGGATTTCAGGAAAAAACATAGACAAAACCCGTGAAACAGCCCAGGTACTTGGCAGGTTGTGCAGAGAAAAGCAGAAAAAAAACACAGCTTTTTTGCGCAATATTGAAATATTAGGCCCTATTGAAGCACCTGTTGCAAAAATTGCAAACCAATACCGCTGGCAGATGCTTATTAAAGGAAATAAAATAAAAGAATTACATCAATTTACAAGACAGGTTGGAGCTGAAAATCCCAAGGTTTTCAATGATTCCAAGGTAAAAGTAATTATTGATGTTGACCCGTTTTTCATGTCATAA
- a CDS encoding PilZ domain-containing protein, which yields MEKNKRRFTRIPFKVGARIDIKDQSYTVNEIFNLSIGGCLLPVSEKLKTGIKCLVRITLSEINDNIGVWVEGEVVRSENNLTAVKFTKIDPDSLFHLQNIIRYNAPDSIAIEEEIESHPGII from the coding sequence GTGGAGAAGAATAAACGGCGATTTACCCGTATTCCATTTAAAGTTGGAGCAAGGATAGATATTAAAGATCAATCATATACAGTAAATGAAATCTTTAATCTAAGCATAGGCGGCTGCCTGCTGCCGGTAAGTGAAAAATTAAAGACTGGAATCAAATGTTTGGTAAGAATCACACTTAGTGAGATTAATGATAATATCGGCGTATGGGTTGAAGGTGAGGTTGTAAGATCGGAAAATAATCTAACTGCTGTTAAATTTACAAAAATTGATCCTGACAGCCTTTTTCACCTTCAAAATATCATCAGATATAATGCTCCTGATTCCATAGCTATTGAAGAAGAAATAGAAAGCCATCCTGGAATTATTTGA
- a CDS encoding lysophospholipid acyltransferase family protein → MNYTIFDTPVIRNLTHWLARFTLKSMGWKIEGKAPELSKYVIIAAPHTSNWDYVYTLLLSFSLNLKVRIMAKKELFRWPFGYIFKWLGTIPIDRSKANNVVGQMIDAFEKNDKMILIVPPSGTRKKVMYWKTGFYHIANGAGVPIVLGYVDYGRKSGGIGPTINPTGNIKNDMKDIRAFYSDITGKYPEKALEAPVPVSTILA, encoded by the coding sequence ATGAATTACACAATTTTTGACACCCCTGTTATCAGAAACTTAACCCACTGGCTTGCCAGATTTACCTTAAAATCAATGGGCTGGAAAATAGAAGGCAAGGCTCCTGAACTTTCAAAATATGTTATAATTGCAGCCCCCCATACCTCAAACTGGGATTATGTATATACCCTGCTTCTTTCATTTTCCTTAAACTTAAAAGTTCGTATTATGGCAAAAAAAGAATTATTCCGCTGGCCCTTTGGATATATATTTAAATGGCTGGGTACTATCCCTATTGACAGAAGCAAGGCTAACAATGTAGTGGGGCAGATGATAGATGCTTTTGAGAAAAATGACAAAATGATATTAATAGTACCTCCTTCAGGAACACGTAAAAAAGTCATGTACTGGAAAACTGGTTTTTATCATATTGCCAATGGTGCAGGTGTTCCTATTGTTCTGGGTTATGTTGATTATGGCAGAAAATCAGGAGGCATAGGCCCCACAATTAATCCAACAGGAAATATAAAAAATGATATGAAAGATATAAGAGCATTTTATTCTGATATTACAGGTAAATACCCTGAAAAAGCTCTTGAAGCTCCAGTTCCGGTATCAACAATTTTAGCCTGA
- a CDS encoding TolC family protein, whose product MKHIFIIILIICLLPALCFAVTREAAIQYALEKSEDIKIAYQKSENMKAGARELAAFTKPQINMIGSHMEMGDNAEENPFFETPERNISASIEASQLLYAGGRIWNSLDLEKNLYNQADLIYAFEKRDIIKNVKSAFDSVLLEQALLDILKDRLMQRRNELEDAKDLRDVGMVTSLDVRQAQLNLNVTNDELKSAQASYESALINFNLAAGRQANTDLWIPEGKLDNIPDINEILEKLMQALSGENLLDINSLKTKVEASHLNYKITQGAKLPELALVSSLKSSGEKWDNTDESWNIGLQLNWNVFDGGSIRAKTASARSELNIAKENLNKTRKGIAGTVEKISIHIKSLEERILLQKQAVKLSRENYEDARGQYRAGTITLTSLGEFNLVYAETRFILQRLYFAQRDVLTQAEALLGD is encoded by the coding sequence ATGAAACATATATTTATTATTATTTTGATTATCTGTTTGCTGCCTGCCCTGTGTTTTGCAGTTACCCGTGAAGCTGCAATTCAATATGCTCTTGAAAAATCAGAAGATATAAAAATTGCATACCAAAAATCTGAAAACATGAAAGCTGGTGCCAGGGAACTGGCTGCATTTACAAAGCCCCAGATAAATATGATTGGCAGCCATATGGAAATGGGAGATAATGCAGAAGAAAACCCATTTTTTGAAACCCCTGAACGTAATATTTCCGCTTCCATTGAAGCAAGCCAGTTACTTTATGCGGGAGGCAGGATATGGAATAGTTTGGATCTTGAAAAAAATCTCTATAATCAGGCTGACCTTATTTATGCTTTTGAAAAGCGAGATATTATAAAAAATGTTAAAAGTGCATTTGATTCTGTTCTGCTTGAACAGGCTTTGCTGGATATTCTAAAAGACAGGCTTATGCAGCGAAGAAATGAGCTTGAGGATGCAAAAGACCTTCGAGATGTTGGCATGGTTACATCCCTGGATGTGCGTCAAGCTCAATTAAATCTTAATGTTACAAATGATGAACTTAAATCAGCACAGGCTTCATATGAATCAGCTCTTATTAACTTTAATTTAGCAGCAGGAAGGCAGGCGAATACAGATCTTTGGATTCCTGAGGGAAAACTTGATAATATACCTGATATAAATGAAATCCTGGAAAAACTCATGCAGGCACTAAGCGGTGAAAATTTGCTTGATATAAACTCACTTAAAACAAAGGTTGAGGCTTCCCATCTGAATTATAAAATAACCCAAGGGGCAAAACTGCCTGAACTTGCTCTTGTATCGTCTTTAAAATCTTCTGGGGAAAAATGGGACAATACTGATGAATCATGGAATATCGGGCTGCAGTTAAACTGGAATGTTTTTGACGGGGGCAGTATTAGGGCTAAAACAGCTTCAGCAAGATCAGAGTTGAACATTGCAAAGGAAAACCTGAACAAAACCAGAAAGGGAATTGCAGGCACTGTTGAAAAGATATCTATCCATATCAAGTCCCTTGAAGAACGTATTTTACTTCAAAAACAGGCTGTTAAGCTTTCCAGGGAAAACTATGAAGATGCAAGGGGGCAGTACAGGGCAGGAACCATCACCCTGACCAGTCTTGGTGAGTTTAATCTTGTCTATGCTGAAACCAGATTTATACTTCAGCGTCTTTATTTTGCCCAAAGAGATGTTTTAACCCAGGCAGAAGCCCTTCTTGGTGATTAA
- a CDS encoding DUF2887 domain-containing protein: MIKNQDGQDYFRIFMIPGNKFPGYFLSSLWDYIDFPGKYYYIEIRLIIINQIICQFNILMKTDKELYRLFASMPDYLFECAGIKVSETYEMKSVTFKEFEQRSDGLLEPVSNRILKTEV; encoded by the coding sequence GTGATTAAGAATCAGGATGGTCAGGATTATTTCAGGATATTCATGATTCCTGGAAATAAATTTCCAGGCTATTTTCTGTCGTCCCTATGGGACTATATTGACTTTCCAGGAAAATATTATTACATTGAAATCAGATTGATTATTATTAACCAGATTATTTGTCAATTCAATATATTAATGAAAACAGATAAAGAACTTTACAGACTTTTTGCATCCATGCCCGATTATCTTTTTGAGTGTGCCGGAATAAAAGTTTCCGAAACCTATGAGATGAAATCCGTAACTTTTAAAGAATTTGAGCAAAGAAGTGACGGACTGCTTGAACCTGTTTCAAATAGGATATTGAAAACGGAGGTTTAA
- a CDS encoding NAD(P)H-dependent oxidoreductase: MLVLGLQGSPRKKSNTDFLLSAFMKEAEKYGAKTHVVDVCSKNIQPCKEFTTCEKKGFCPIKDDMDPEIYPLLRQADVVVPASPVFFYNVTAQLKALIDRTQTLWARRYRLNLTDPKRNIRRGFMLSQGATKGKNLFLGIDLTAKYFFDAVGASFDGSLYYWRIENRGDMEKHPTVIKDIEKAVKKLLTPLADRKKVLFACRENACRSQMAGAFAQYLAGDKLDVITGGSAPAQHINPMMKTVMAEKGIDMEFITPRSIDQAIEQVKPELIVTMGCGEECPFVPGAEKLDWELPDPAGRDIEFMRETRDKIEQEIKDMLRKI; this comes from the coding sequence ATGCTGGTACTTGGATTACAGGGAAGCCCCCGAAAAAAAAGCAATACTGATTTTCTGCTTTCAGCTTTTATGAAAGAAGCTGAAAAATATGGAGCAAAAACCCATGTTGTGGATGTATGCAGTAAAAATATTCAACCCTGCAAAGAGTTTACCACATGTGAAAAAAAAGGGTTCTGTCCCATCAAGGATGATATGGATCCTGAAATATATCCCCTTCTCCGCCAGGCTGATGTTGTTGTCCCTGCATCTCCTGTCTTTTTTTATAATGTAACAGCCCAGCTAAAAGCACTTATTGACAGAACCCAAACCCTTTGGGCAAGAAGATACAGGCTCAATCTTACAGATCCAAAGCGCAATATACGCCGTGGTTTTATGCTTTCTCAGGGTGCTACAAAAGGAAAAAACCTTTTTTTAGGCATTGATCTGACAGCAAAGTATTTTTTTGACGCAGTAGGAGCCAGCTTTGACGGCAGCCTTTATTACTGGAGGATTGAAAACAGGGGAGACATGGAAAAACATCCCACAGTTATTAAAGATATTGAAAAAGCGGTTAAAAAATTATTAACCCCACTTGCAGACAGAAAAAAAGTTTTGTTTGCCTGCCGGGAAAATGCGTGCCGAAGCCAGATGGCAGGAGCCTTTGCCCAGTATCTTGCAGGTGATAAACTGGATGTTATTACCGGGGGAAGCGCCCCTGCTCAACATATCAATCCAATGATGAAAACAGTTATGGCAGAAAAAGGCATTGACATGGAGTTCATAACTCCCCGTTCCATTGATCAGGCTATTGAACAGGTTAAGCCTGAATTGATTGTAACAATGGGCTGCGGAGAAGAATGTCCTTTTGTACCAGGTGCTGAAAAACTAGACTGGGAACTGCCGGATCCAGCAGGCAGAGATATTGAGTTCATGCGCGAGACCAGGGATAAGATTGAGCAGGAGATTAAGGATATGTTGAGAAAGATTTGA
- a CDS encoding cytochrome c3 family protein, translating to MKKNSVILSLLCCFIMAAVVFAAEQNKGAEGIVIKGGSQGDITFPHQQHQVSLKDDCKVCHDLFPQEPGSIEKYKAEKKLKKKQVMNTSCLKCHRENKKQGVKTGPTSCGQCHNK from the coding sequence ATGAAAAAAAATTCAGTTATATTAAGTTTATTATGCTGTTTTATCATGGCAGCCGTTGTTTTTGCTGCCGAACAAAATAAAGGTGCAGAAGGCATAGTTATCAAAGGCGGCAGTCAGGGTGATATTACATTTCCCCATCAACAGCATCAGGTGTCATTAAAAGATGACTGTAAGGTATGTCATGATCTTTTTCCTCAGGAACCAGGTTCCATTGAAAAATATAAGGCTGAAAAAAAGCTGAAAAAGAAACAGGTAATGAATACAAGCTGCCTCAAATGCCACAGAGAAAATAAAAAACAAGGTGTTAAAACAGGCCCCACATCATGCGGTCAATGCCATAACAAATAA
- the cydB gene encoding cytochrome d ubiquinol oxidase subunit II, translating into MDLQIIWFFIWGLLWAVFFMTDGFDFGIGTLMPFMGKNDNEKRIMINAMGPLWDGNEVWLIGAGGVTFAAFPILYATMFSSFYSALLLILFALILRGVAIEFRHHIDSSAWRQLWDACIFIGSVTPAVLFGVAFANIFKGIPIDANGIYHGNLYSLLNFYGLLGGLLFLLLFLEHGALWLAIRTEGDLHERTSKMANGLWWILLTVALIFLIASKYETNLYDNYYEKPVLFILVLVNLAAFLQIKYFLMQKKYLTAWFSSSLAIVCCTFFGLIGLFPTVFPSSIDPAYSLTAFNSSSSPLTLKIMLGVAIVFVPIIIAYQTWAYNLFRDKVTEKTLSSEQAY; encoded by the coding sequence ATGGATTTACAGATTATCTGGTTTTTTATCTGGGGACTTCTTTGGGCAGTATTTTTTATGACAGATGGTTTTGACTTTGGTATTGGTACTCTCATGCCTTTTATGGGAAAGAATGATAATGAAAAGCGCATTATGATTAATGCAATGGGTCCTTTGTGGGACGGCAACGAGGTATGGCTTATTGGAGCGGGCGGGGTAACCTTTGCCGCGTTTCCTATTCTTTATGCCACTATGTTTTCTTCCTTTTATTCAGCCCTGCTCCTGATTTTATTTGCACTTATTCTTCGCGGGGTTGCCATTGAATTTCGTCATCATATAGATTCTTCTGCATGGCGGCAGCTCTGGGATGCCTGTATATTTATAGGCAGCGTTACACCTGCTGTTTTATTCGGCGTGGCTTTTGCAAACATATTCAAAGGCATTCCCATAGATGCCAATGGAATTTATCATGGAAATCTTTATTCACTCCTTAATTTCTACGGGCTTTTGGGAGGTCTTCTTTTCCTGCTTTTATTCCTTGAACACGGCGCTCTCTGGCTTGCAATCAGGACAGAAGGCGATCTTCATGAAAGAACCTCTAAAATGGCAAATGGCCTGTGGTGGATTCTTTTAACTGTTGCCCTGATTTTCCTTATTGCAAGCAAATATGAAACAAACCTGTATGATAATTATTATGAAAAACCAGTACTCTTTATACTTGTGCTTGTTAATCTGGCAGCTTTTTTACAGATCAAGTATTTTCTTATGCAAAAAAAGTATTTAACAGCCTGGTTTTCATCATCCCTTGCAATTGTCTGCTGCACATTTTTCGGACTTATTGGACTTTTTCCCACAGTATTTCCTTCAAGCATTGATCCAGCATACAGCCTTACTGCTTTTAACTCATCCTCAAGCCCTTTGACCTTAAAGATTATGCTGGGAGTAGCAATTGTTTTTGTTCCCATAATCATAGCTTATCAAACATGGGCTTACAATTTATTTAGAGACAAAGTAACAGAGAAAACCCTGTCATCTGAACAGGCGTACTGA
- a CDS encoding cytochrome ubiquinol oxidase subunit I, protein MDVVLLSRLQFAAATMFHFLFVPLTLGLSVLVAYMETQYVRTGDKVWLSMTKFWGKLFLINFALGIVTGITLEFQFGTNWSRYSAYVGDIFGSLLAIEATTSFFLESTLIGVWIFGWKKLSAKAHAAVMWLIAAAGNLSAIWILLANGWMQHPVGFDIRNGRAELSDFTAVLTNLFGWLEFFHVVSGAFVLGSFFVMGISAYHLLKKNNVDFFTRSFRIALVFGLASSIVVGLVGDFHGAHVAEVQPEKMAAMESHWETTANAPFYLFVVPDEKNERNFIELGKIDGFLSLLAFKDVNAEVRGLKDFPKDERPPVLITFLAFRIMVALGTLFILLTAAGWFLRNNLTDNPLFLKIMMFSIPLPYIANLVGWIVAEVGRQPWIVYGLMKTSDAASPISVSQVSISLAAFILIYGLLGAVGFYLIGKHAVKGPETDLVAGNI, encoded by the coding sequence ATGGATGTTGTGCTGCTTTCGCGTCTGCAATTTGCTGCTGCCACCATGTTTCATTTTCTGTTTGTCCCCCTGACTCTTGGTCTTTCTGTTTTAGTTGCCTATATGGAAACCCAGTATGTCAGGACCGGGGACAAAGTCTGGCTGTCCATGACAAAATTCTGGGGAAAACTTTTTCTTATTAATTTTGCTCTTGGCATTGTTACAGGAATAACCCTTGAGTTTCAGTTTGGAACCAACTGGTCACGCTACTCAGCTTATGTAGGTGATATTTTCGGATCACTCCTGGCTATTGAAGCAACCACCTCTTTTTTCCTGGAATCCACCCTTATCGGGGTATGGATTTTTGGATGGAAAAAATTATCTGCAAAAGCACATGCTGCAGTCATGTGGCTTATTGCAGCAGCAGGAAACCTCTCTGCAATATGGATACTCTTAGCCAACGGCTGGATGCAGCACCCCGTTGGATTTGATATAAGAAACGGCAGGGCAGAGCTTTCTGATTTTACAGCAGTTTTAACCAATTTATTTGGATGGCTTGAGTTCTTTCATGTTGTCAGCGGTGCTTTTGTACTTGGTTCATTTTTTGTTATGGGCATAAGTGCTTATCATCTGCTGAAAAAGAATAATGTTGATTTTTTTACCCGTTCTTTTAGAATTGCCCTTGTATTCGGCCTTGCTTCATCAATTGTTGTTGGTCTTGTGGGTGATTTCCACGGTGCCCATGTAGCCGAAGTTCAGCCTGAGAAAATGGCTGCAATGGAATCACACTGGGAAACCACTGCCAATGCTCCTTTTTATCTTTTTGTAGTACCGGATGAAAAAAATGAAAGAAATTTCATTGAGCTTGGCAAGATTGACGGGTTTCTGAGTCTGCTTGCTTTTAAAGATGTAAATGCTGAAGTCAGGGGACTGAAAGATTTCCCAAAAGATGAACGTCCTCCTGTTCTTATTACATTTTTGGCATTCAGGATAATGGTAGCTTTGGGAACCCTGTTTATTTTACTGACCGCAGCGGGCTGGTTTTTAAGGAATAACCTGACTGACAACCCGCTTTTCCTTAAGATCATGATGTTTTCCATTCCCCTGCCATATATTGCAAATCTTGTTGGCTGGATAGTTGCAGAAGTCGGGAGACAGCCGTGGATTGTTTACGGATTAATGAAAACATCTGATGCAGCATCCCCGATTTCAGTTTCACAGGTAAGTATTTCACTGGCAGCCTTTATCCTGATCTATGGTCTTTTAGGCGCAGTTGGATTTTACCTTATTGGCAAACATGCTGTCAAAGGTCCTGAAACCGATTTAGTTGCAGGCAATATTTAA
- a CDS encoding flavodoxin domain-containing protein: MPKVLIVYASRTGESEKIANLIGEGIRIAGLEANVVKVTDIKKETDLQGYDALIFGSATYHGSMMDKMKTMLFMAEKAGLEGKVGGAFGAFGWSGEAPGRIYETMENIFKMNMVGDPLMLKSPSLGGGIKMAQEYGKKIAAKLAG; the protein is encoded by the coding sequence ATGCCCAAGGTATTGATCGTTTATGCATCAAGAACCGGTGAATCGGAAAAAATTGCCAATCTTATTGGTGAAGGTATTCGAATTGCTGGATTGGAAGCAAATGTTGTTAAAGTAACAGATATAAAAAAAGAAACTGATCTCCAGGGTTATGATGCACTGATATTTGGTTCTGCAACCTATCATGGCAGTATGATGGACAAGATGAAAACCATGCTGTTTATGGCTGAAAAAGCAGGGCTTGAAGGAAAAGTCGGCGGAGCTTTCGGTGCTTTTGGATGGAGTGGTGAAGCACCTGGAAGAATCTATGAAACCATGGAAAACATATTCAAAATGAATATGGTGGGCGATCCTTTAATGCTGAAATCACCTTCTTTAGGAGGAGGCATAAAAATGGCCCAGGAATATGGAAAAAAGATTGCTGCAAAACTGGCAGGATAA
- a CDS encoding desulfoferrodoxin, translating into MAARFEIYKCEVCGNIVEVLEGGKGTLVCCGKDMVLMTENTVDAAKEKHVPVVEISTGKVKVKVGDVAHPMEEKHYIAWIEIIADGQTYRQYLKAGDAPEAVFNVEASQITAREYCNIHGLWKA; encoded by the coding sequence ATGGCGGCAAGATTTGAAATTTACAAATGTGAAGTTTGTGGAAACATTGTTGAAGTGCTTGAAGGCGGTAAAGGTACTCTTGTCTGCTGCGGCAAGGACATGGTGCTTATGACTGAAAACACTGTTGATGCAGCCAAGGAAAAACATGTTCCAGTAGTTGAAATCAGTACTGGAAAAGTAAAGGTCAAGGTTGGTGATGTTGCTCATCCTATGGAAGAAAAACATTATATTGCCTGGATTGAAATTATTGCTGATGGACAAACCTACCGCCAGTATCTTAAAGCAGGAGACGCACCTGAAGCAGTATTCAATGTGGAGGCATCCCAGATAACTGCCCGTGAATATTGTAATATTCATGGTTTATGGAAAGCTTGA